In Nicotiana tabacum cultivar K326 chromosome 11, ASM71507v2, whole genome shotgun sequence, a single window of DNA contains:
- the LOC107765365 gene encoding oligopeptide transporter 3: MSTKNSAPTTIPPLPPSAAGKLNGEPPADHERCPVEEVALVVPETDDPTLPVMTFRAWFLGLTSCTLLIFLNTFFIYRTQPLTISAILMQIAVLPIGKFMAATLPKKNYTLFGRWGFSLNPGPFNIKEHVIITVMANCGVSIGGGDAYSIGAITVMKAYYKQSLNFLCALLIVLTTQIVGYGWAGMLRRYLVDPVDMWWPSNLAQVSLFRALHEKEQKTRGLTRMQFFLVFMAASFAYYAFPGYLFPILTFFSWVCWAWPRSITAQQIGSGYHGLGVGAFTLDWAGISAYHGSPLVAPWSSILNVGIGFIMFIYIIIPLCYWKYNTFDARKFPIFSNQLFTSSGHKYDTTKILTPQFDLNIAAYESYSKLYLSPLFALSIGSGFARFTATLTHVALFHGSDIWKQSRSAVKNVKLDIHAKLMKSYKQVPQWWYLVLLFGSIALSLLMCFVWKEDVQLPWWGMLFAFGLAWIVTLPIGVIQATTNQQPGYDIIAQFIIGYVLPGKPIANLIFKIYGRISTIHALSFLADLKLGHYMKIPPRCMYTAQLVGTLVAGTVNLAVAWWMLGSIENICDVETLHPDSPWTCPKFRVTFDASVIWGLIGPERLFGSGGLYRNLVWLFLIGAVLPVPVWVLSKVFPEKKWIPLINIPVISYGFAGMPPATPTNIASWLITGMIFNYFVFKYRKEWWQKYNYVLSAALDAGTAFMGVLLFFALQNEGKNLKWWGTELDHCPLATCPTAPGIVVAGCPVFK, from the exons ATGTCTACCAAGAACTCCGCCCCCACCACTATCCCACCATTACCACCGTCAGCCGCCGGGAAGCTGAACGGAGAGCCACCAGCTGATCACGAAAGATGTCCGGTGGAGGAGGTGGCGTTGGTAGTTCCAGAAACAGACGACCCCACTTTACCTGTAATGACATTCAGAGCATGGTTTCTTGGACTGACCTCATGCACTCTCTTGATTTTTCTCAACACTTTCTTTATCTACAGAACTCAGCCTTTAACTATTTCAGCTATTCTCATGCAAATAGCTGTGCTCCCAATTGGGAAATTCATGGCTGCTACACTTCCTAAAAAGAATTACACTCTGTTTGGGAGATGGGGTTTTAGTTTAAATCCAGGGCCATTTAATATCAAAGAGCATGTTATTATTACAGTTATGGCCAATTGCGGTGTTTCCATTGGAGGAGGCGATGCTTATTCCATTGGGGCTATTACTGTTATGAAGGCTTATTATAAGCAAAGCTTGAATTTCCTTTGTGCTCTTCTTATTGTCTTGACCACTCAG ATAGTGGGATATGGATGGGCTGGGATGTTGAGGAGATACTTGGTTGATCCTGTGGATATGTGGTGGCCGTCAAACCTTGCTCAAGTCTCCCTATTCAG GGCACTTCACGAGAAGGAACAAAAAACAAGAGGCTTGACAAGGATGCAGTTTTTCCTTGTATTTATGGCAGCAAGCTTCGCATATTATGCATTCCCAGGCTATCTATTTCCGATTTTGACCTTCTTCTCATGGGTTTGTTGGGCGTGGCCACGTAGTATCACAGCTCAGCAAATTGGCTCTGGATACCATGGCCTTGGCGTGGGTGCTTTTACTCTCGATTGGGCTGGTATATCAGCATATCATGGCAGTCCGTTAGTGGCACCATGGTCCTCGATTCTTAATGTTGGCATTGGTTTTATTATGTTCATATACATCATCATTCCCCTATGTTACTGGAAGTACAACACTTTTGATGCCCGGAAGTTTCCTATCTTTTCAAATCAGCTGTTTACATCTAGCGGCCACAAATATGATACCACTAAGATCTTGACCCCACAATTTGATCTCAACATTGCTGCTTATGAAAGTTACAGCAAGCTCTACCTCAGTCCTTTATTTGCCCTCTCAATTGGATCAGGATTCGCAAGGTTTACAGCAACCCTCACACATGTTGCACTATTTCATGGCAG TGATATCTGGAAGCAAAGTAGATCTGCTGTGAAGAATGTCAAATTGGACATCCATGCAAAATTGATGAAGAGTTACAAGCAAGTTCCTCAGTGGTGGTACCTCGTATTATTGTTCGGTAGCATAGCCCTGTCACTTCTGATGTGTTTTGTATGGAAAGAAGATGTGCAGCTGCCATGGTGGGGTATGCTGTTTGCGTTTGGTCTTGCTTGGATTGTTACTCTCCCTATAGGAGTCATTCAAGCGACTACCAACCAG CAACCTGGATATGACATAATTGCACAGTTCATAATTGGTTACGTCCTCCCAGGAAAACCAATTGCGAACTTGATTTTCAAAATCTATGGCCGGATCAGTACCATTCATGCTCTCTCTTTTTTAGCCGATCTTAAACTTGGTCACTACATGAAAATTCCACCGCGATGCATGTATACAGCTCAG CTTGTTGGGACACTGGTTGCCGGTACAGTCAACCTTGCAGTGGCATGGTGGATGCTAGGAAGTATCGAGAACATTTGTGATGTTGAGACTCTTCATCCTGATAGCCCATGGACCTGTCCAAAATTCCGAGTCACATTTGACGCTTCTGTCATATGGGGTCTAATTGGACCAGAACGATTGTTTGGTTCCGGAGGATTATATAGGAACTTGGTATGGTTATTCCTCATTGGTGCAGTGCTGCCGGTGCCTGTTTGGGTGCTAAGCAAAGTCTTCCCTGAAAAGAAATGGATCCCATTGATCAACATACCAGTTATATCTTATGGTTTTGCCGGAATGCCACCAGCCACGCCAACCAATATCGCTAGCTGGCTCATTACCGGAATGATATTCAACTATTTTGTATTCAAATACCGAAAAGAATGGTGGCAGAAATACAACTATGTTCTGTCAGCTGCCCTGGATGCTGGTACAGCTTTTATGGGTGTTTTATTGTTCTTTGCTTTGCAAAATGAGGGCAAGAATTTGAAATGGTGGGGAACTGAGTTAGACCACTGTCCCTTGGCAACTTGCCCTACAGCCCCTGGAATTGTAGTGGCAGGATGTCCAGTTTTCAAGTAG
- the LOC107765364 gene encoding SNF1-related protein kinase regulatory subunit beta-2 has translation MGNVNGREEVSGNRQSGFEGSGSGSGSGSGSGSGVAVMQDNIMDGELIVGHSPPSSPRASQSPLMFRPQMPVVPLQRPEEVHIPNPSWMQTTSGYDDLNDEQGVPTLISWTHDGKEVAVEGSWDNWKSRNPLQRSGKDFTILKVLPSGVYQYRFIVDGQWRCSPDLPCVQDEVGNTYNILDVKDYVPEDIESISGFEPPQSPDSSYSNLQLGAEDYAKEPPLVPPHLQMTLLNVPSSHMEIPPSLSRPQHVVLNHLYMQKGRSTPSVVALGSTNRFLSKYVTVVLYKSIQR, from the exons ATGGGGAATGTTAATGGAAGAGAAGAAGTTAGTGGGAATAGGCAATCTGGGTTTGAGGGTTCAGGTTCAGGTTCAGGTTCAGGTTCAGGttcaggttcaggtgttgcagtgATGCAAGATAACATAATGGATGGTGAATTGATTGTGGGTCACTCTCCACCTTCAAGTCCCAGGGCTTCTCAATCTCCTTTGATGTTTCGACCTCAG ATGCCAGTGGTCCCTTTACAAAGACCTGAGGAGGTGCACATCCCAAACCCTTCATGGATGCAAACCACCTCAGGGTACGACGACTTGAATGATGAGCAAGGAGTTCCCACACTGATATCATGGACCCATGACGGCAAAGAAGTGGCCGTGGAGGGATCATGGGATAATTGGAAGTCAAG GAACCCTTTGCAAAGATCTGGGAAAGATTTCACCATTTTGAAGGTGCTTCCTTCTGGAGTTTATCAGTATAGATTTATAGTTGATGGACAATGGAGGTGTTCCCCTGACTTGCCATGCGTCCAGGATGAAGTAGGGAATACTTACAACATTTTGGATGTGAAG GATTATGTTCCTGAAGATATTGAAAGCATTTCTGGGTTTGAACCTCCTCAGTCCCCAGATTCCAGCTACAGTAACTTGCAACTTGGAGCAGAGGACTATGCCAAGGAGCCACCTTTAGTTCCGCCTCATCTACAGATGACTTTACTCAATGTACCTTCATCTCACATGGAAATTCCACCTTCTCTCTCGAGACCTCAACATGTGGTACTTAACCATCTCTACATGCAGAAGGGCAGGAGTACGCCGTCTGTGGTTGCACTTGGTTCAACTAATCGATTCCTCTCCAAATATGTGACAGTGGTACTTTACAAGTCCATACAGAGGTGA